In one window of Desulfovibrio sp. UCD-KL4C DNA:
- a CDS encoding TetR family transcriptional regulator, producing the protein MARKTKEEAEKTRQALLASAFKVFSTKGYAKTTLQDIAEDSGVTRGAVYWHFKNKIDLFEKLLDHAFLPVRNILFSKFDEISSPQEVLVTLMKIWLHHVTSDQNFRTAFEIIFNKTEWSAELMPFKLKYKDEELRFIKKVELIFENGINDGTFRKDLKPAVASSFYYSSLFGLAQYSLFFKDELDINKEIDSFINMFLHSCICEN; encoded by the coding sequence ATGGCACGAAAGACGAAAGAAGAAGCAGAAAAAACCAGACAAGCTCTGCTGGCATCTGCTTTTAAGGTATTCAGTACCAAGGGATATGCTAAAACAACTCTACAGGATATTGCCGAAGATTCCGGAGTAACCCGCGGCGCAGTATACTGGCATTTCAAAAATAAAATTGATCTGTTTGAAAAACTTCTTGATCATGCCTTCCTTCCCGTTCGCAATATTCTTTTTTCAAAATTTGATGAAATATCTTCACCTCAAGAGGTTCTTGTAACTCTGATGAAAATATGGCTTCACCATGTAACTTCAGACCAGAACTTTCGCACAGCTTTTGAAATAATTTTCAATAAAACTGAGTGGTCTGCGGAACTAATGCCCTTCAAACTTAAATATAAAGACGAAGAATTACGATTTATTAAAAAAGTAGAATTGATTTTTGAAAATGGAATTAATGACGGAACATTCCGCAAGGATTTAAAACCTGCAGTAGCCTCCTCTTTTTACTATTCCAGCCTTTTCGGACTAGCACAATATTCTCTATTTTTTAAAGATGAACTTGATATTAATAAAGAAATTGACTCATTTATAAACATGTTTTTACACTCATGCATATGCGAAAATTAA
- the pheT gene encoding phenylalanine--tRNA ligase subunit beta, whose protein sequence is MLLSMQWLRDFVPYEGEIQELGDRLTMLGLELEEIYNPFEAIAPIVVGHVVECGRHPEAEKLSVCKVDVGENELLEIVCGAPNIAAGQNVPVAKVGTTIPGGIKIKKAKLRGIKSFGMICSERELELSEAHEGIMVLPETLKPGQNFVEGMNLETTILDLGVTPNRADCLSMLGIARETALGFNLPLTLPALNLVESGGNAADMLKINIDSPEICPLYQARILEGAVIKPSPDWMRYRLLSVGVRPISNIVDVTNYILFELGQPLHSFDRDLLKGDSIRVGFASDNMKFTTLDEQERTLNDSDLLIWDAERPVALAGVMGGMNSEISDESKNVVLESAVFKPGLIRKTARRLSLPSEASYRFERGVDQQLSTYAMDRAAQLMSELSGAKVISGVAKNEPTPWQTRTHSYRHARCNARLGLSLEPEFSKNAFTLMGLKVNDSDADCWKVTTPSFRLDLEREADLYEEVARYFGMDKIPSVLPRISKNFDSAVTADTPYGFYRRLKYWGCGVGLHEAVNYSFVGDEDLDLLGLPSEGRVHIANPLSEDQNVMRTALAPGMLNTVRHNLAQGNTHIRIFEIAKNFVEDTTSATNTFEQTRIGFMLTGQRNDAEWPHEHGDADYLDVKGLVEHLINELKLETPEVSLVEGHTYLEPCIKIECGTDEVGFMGMVKPEIANKYHAKKEIWMADLNADLLREKVMNHKIQFAQLPVFPPSRRDITAIAPISLHAETIKKAIFGLKLPLLESVELVTVFTPEGQDEERNISFRLTYRHAKKTLKDKEVDKEHAKVLSALEKNLPVRF, encoded by the coding sequence ATGCTTTTAAGCATGCAATGGCTACGCGATTTCGTACCTTACGAAGGCGAAATTCAGGAGCTTGGTGACAGACTGACTATGCTCGGTCTTGAACTTGAAGAAATTTATAATCCCTTTGAAGCAATCGCTCCCATAGTTGTCGGACACGTAGTTGAATGTGGACGCCATCCTGAAGCTGAGAAGCTCTCCGTATGCAAGGTAGACGTAGGTGAGAACGAACTGCTCGAGATCGTCTGCGGAGCACCGAACATTGCGGCAGGACAAAACGTTCCTGTAGCAAAAGTCGGCACAACTATCCCCGGTGGCATTAAGATCAAAAAAGCCAAACTTCGCGGAATTAAATCTTTCGGGATGATCTGCTCAGAAAGAGAGCTTGAACTGTCTGAGGCCCATGAAGGCATCATGGTTCTCCCTGAAACATTGAAACCAGGTCAGAATTTTGTTGAGGGTATGAACCTTGAAACAACAATTCTTGATCTCGGTGTCACTCCTAACAGAGCTGACTGCCTTTCAATGTTAGGAATTGCCCGCGAAACAGCTCTTGGCTTCAACTTACCACTGACACTGCCTGCACTGAATCTGGTTGAATCAGGTGGCAATGCAGCAGATATGCTGAAGATTAACATAGACTCTCCTGAAATCTGTCCTCTTTATCAGGCCAGAATTCTCGAAGGTGCTGTAATCAAACCTTCCCCTGACTGGATGCGCTACCGTCTTCTTTCTGTCGGTGTCCGCCCTATCAGCAACATTGTCGATGTTACAAACTATATTCTTTTTGAACTTGGTCAGCCCTTACACTCGTTTGACCGCGATCTACTGAAAGGCGATTCCATCAGAGTCGGATTTGCATCTGACAACATGAAGTTCACAACTCTTGATGAACAGGAACGCACTCTTAATGATTCCGATCTGTTAATCTGGGATGCTGAGCGCCCTGTTGCATTAGCCGGGGTTATGGGTGGCATGAATTCTGAAATCAGCGATGAATCCAAGAACGTTGTTTTAGAAAGCGCAGTTTTCAAGCCGGGCCTTATCCGTAAAACAGCTCGCAGATTATCTCTGCCTTCTGAAGCCTCATACAGATTTGAACGCGGCGTAGACCAGCAACTTAGCACTTATGCCATGGACAGAGCTGCTCAGCTTATGAGCGAACTTTCCGGTGCAAAAGTTATTTCAGGTGTAGCTAAAAACGAACCTACTCCTTGGCAGACTCGTACTCACAGTTACCGTCATGCTCGCTGCAATGCACGTCTAGGGCTTTCTCTCGAGCCTGAATTCAGTAAAAACGCTTTTACCCTTATGGGACTGAAAGTTAATGACTCTGACGCTGATTGCTGGAAAGTAACTACCCCTTCATTCAGACTTGATCTAGAACGTGAGGCCGATCTTTACGAAGAAGTCGCACGCTATTTTGGAATGGATAAAATACCTTCTGTTCTTCCACGCATTTCCAAGAATTTTGATTCAGCAGTAACCGCAGATACTCCATACGGTTTCTACCGTCGTCTCAAATACTGGGGATGCGGCGTAGGTTTGCATGAAGCTGTTAACTACAGCTTTGTAGGTGATGAAGATCTTGATCTTTTAGGACTGCCCTCTGAAGGAAGAGTTCACATTGCAAATCCACTTAGCGAAGATCAAAATGTCATGCGTACCGCGCTTGCTCCTGGCATGCTAAACACCGTACGTCATAACTTGGCACAAGGTAATACGCACATCAGAATTTTTGAAATTGCCAAAAATTTTGTTGAAGATACGACTTCCGCTACAAATACCTTTGAACAGACCAGAATAGGCTTTATGCTCACAGGACAGCGCAACGACGCAGAATGGCCTCATGAGCACGGAGATGCGGACTACCTTGATGTGAAAGGCCTTGTTGAACACCTTATCAACGAACTTAAGCTGGAAACACCGGAGGTATCTCTTGTTGAGGGTCATACATATCTTGAACCTTGTATCAAGATAGAATGCGGCACTGACGAAGTCGGATTCATGGGTATGGTTAAACCGGAGATTGCAAATAAATATCACGCAAAAAAAGAAATTTGGATGGCCGACCTTAATGCCGATCTCCTGCGTGAAAAAGTTATGAATCATAAAATTCAGTTTGCACAGCTACCAGTATTCCCACCATCAAGAAGAGATATTACTGCAATAGCACCAATCTCTTTACACGCTGAAACTATCAAAAAGGCTATTTTCGGACTGAAACTACCTTTGCTTGAATCAGTAGAACTGGTGACAGTATTCACTCCGGAAGGACAGGATGAGGAACGTAATATATCCTTCCGCCTGACCTACCGTCACGCCAAGAAAACTCTTAAAGATAAAGAAGTCGACAAAGAACATGCAAAAGTTCTTTCCGCTTTGGAAAAAAATCTTCCTGTCCGCTTCTAA
- the pheS gene encoding phenylalanine--tRNA ligase subunit alpha — protein sequence MSDAKSLLQELEGLVPECEARLDQASSLSELEELRIEYLGRKGRLAKIMSGLPSLSNEDKPVAGKKANEVKTALTELIEGRQSQLERAAITESLSRFDPTMPGRTPHKGSLHPVSLVMDEICDVFVGLGFEVVTGPEVENDWYNFEALNMPPDHPARDMQDTLYISESFLLRTHTSPLQVRSMQEKNPPIAVIAPGKVYRRDSDITHTPMFHQIEGVLIDENVSMADLRGTLTAFVHQLFGPKTEVRFRPSFFPFTEPSAEVDISCVMCGGKGHIDGQPCRVCKQTGWVEILGCGMMDPNVMKSVDYDTEKYSGFAFGLGIERVAMLKYGIGDLRMFFENDIRFLEQFS from the coding sequence ATGTCGGACGCAAAGTCCCTGTTACAGGAACTTGAAGGCCTGGTCCCAGAGTGTGAAGCTCGTTTGGACCAGGCTTCTTCTTTATCTGAACTGGAAGAACTCAGGATTGAATATCTTGGTCGTAAGGGTCGCCTTGCCAAGATTATGTCCGGCCTCCCCTCCCTTTCCAATGAAGATAAACCTGTCGCAGGAAAAAAAGCCAACGAAGTCAAGACAGCTCTCACAGAACTGATTGAGGGAAGGCAGTCCCAGCTTGAAAGAGCTGCCATTACTGAGAGCTTATCCCGTTTCGACCCAACAATGCCCGGTCGCACTCCTCACAAAGGTTCACTCCACCCTGTTTCACTGGTAATGGATGAAATTTGTGATGTTTTTGTAGGGCTCGGTTTTGAAGTCGTAACAGGTCCGGAAGTCGAAAACGACTGGTACAATTTTGAAGCCTTAAATATGCCACCCGATCATCCCGCAAGAGACATGCAGGATACTCTGTATATTTCAGAATCTTTTCTACTGCGTACGCATACCTCACCTTTACAGGTTCGCTCAATGCAGGAAAAAAATCCTCCAATCGCAGTAATCGCACCGGGTAAAGTATATCGCCGTGATTCAGACATTACCCATACACCGATGTTTCACCAGATTGAAGGTGTTCTGATTGATGAGAATGTCAGTATGGCAGACCTTAGAGGCACACTTACCGCATTCGTCCATCAGCTTTTTGGACCGAAAACAGAAGTTCGCTTCCGTCCAAGTTTCTTCCCGTTCACCGAACCTAGCGCTGAAGTAGATATTTCCTGCGTTATGTGCGGAGGTAAAGGACACATCGACGGACAACCTTGCCGAGTATGCAAACAAACCGGCTGGGTGGAAATTCTGGGTTGCGGAATGATGGACCCTAACGTCATGAAATCCGTTGACTACGACACCGAAAAATATTCCGGTTTCGCATTCGGACTTGGTATCGAACGCGTAGCTATGCTGAAATACGGCATCGGCGATCTGCGTATGTTTTTTGAAAACGATATCCGGTTTTTAGAACAGTTTTCCTAA
- the rplT gene encoding 50S ribosomal protein L20 gives MRVKRGIAANKRHKKYLKMAKGFRGSGSTLYRTARERVERSLCMAYVGRKVRKREMRKLWIQRINAAARLNDMSYSRFINGLSKAGIELNRKILADLAVCDTVAFAKLAETARAQVS, from the coding sequence ATGAGAGTAAAACGTGGTATTGCCGCTAATAAGCGTCACAAAAAATATTTGAAGATGGCCAAAGGCTTTCGTGGTTCCGGTAGCACACTGTACCGCACCGCTAGAGAGCGTGTAGAACGTTCACTTTGCATGGCCTATGTAGGACGTAAAGTTCGTAAACGCGAAATGCGTAAGCTCTGGATCCAGCGCATTAATGCTGCTGCCCGTCTTAATGACATGTCTTACAGCCGCTTCATTAACGGTCTTTCTAAAGCCGGTATTGAACTCAACCGTAAGATCCTGGCTGACCTGGCCGTTTGCGACACTGTCGCTTTCGCCAAGCTCGCTGAGACAGCTAGAGCTCAGGTAAGCTAA
- the rpmI gene encoding 50S ribosomal protein L35: MPKMKTRRGAAKRFTKTGSGKFKRRKQGLRHILTKKNAKRKSRLGQSALVDGANLGQVKRMLPYA, from the coding sequence ATGCCAAAAATGAAAACTAGAAGAGGCGCTGCAAAGCGTTTCACTAAAACTGGTAGCGGAAAATTCAAACGCCGTAAGCAAGGTCTTCGTCATATTCTGACTAAGAAAAACGCAAAGCGTAAGAGCAGATTAGGTCAGAGTGCACTCGTTGATGGAGCCAATCTTGGTCAAGTCAAACGCATGCTTCCTTACGCCTAA
- the infC gene encoding translation initiation factor IF-3: MAFNKDGRRPYRREDGARRNERIRVPQVRVIDDQGEQLGVISTADALELAMSRGLDLVEVAEKEDPPVCKIMDYGKFKYQQQKRKQEAKKKQTVIQIKEVKFRPKTDEHDYQTKLKHIRRFLDDGDRCKVTIFFRGREIVHKDRGLIVLERVKEDTKDLAKMDQAPRSEGRTMNMMLAPIKK; encoded by the coding sequence ATAGCTTTTAATAAAGATGGCAGGCGCCCCTATCGCAGGGAAGACGGAGCCAGACGAAACGAACGTATTCGAGTTCCTCAGGTTAGAGTTATCGATGATCAAGGCGAACAGTTGGGAGTAATTTCAACTGCTGATGCGCTTGAGCTAGCTATGAGCAGAGGACTTGATTTGGTAGAAGTTGCAGAAAAGGAAGATCCACCTGTATGCAAGATTATGGACTATGGTAAGTTCAAATATCAGCAGCAGAAGCGCAAGCAGGAAGCCAAAAAGAAGCAAACTGTCATCCAGATCAAGGAAGTAAAGTTTCGACCAAAAACCGATGAGCACGATTACCAGACAAAGCTCAAGCATATTCGCCGCTTCCTTGATGACGGCGACAGATGCAAGGTCACCATATTTTTCCGAGGACGAGAAATCGTTCACAAGGACAGAGGGTTGATTGTTTTGGAACGCGTCAAAGAAGATACTAAAGATTTGGCCAAAATGGACCAAGCTCCTAGATCTGAAGGACGTACAATGAACATGATGCTAGCTCCAATAAAAAAATAA
- the thrS gene encoding threonine--tRNA ligase: MLVAGNELEVEQGAIVGEVLKEALSKKQFKSAVAAKCGETFIDLSSTVPADCTTLEPVMDTSDEGLKIIRHSTAHLMAEAVKKLFPKAKVTIGPSIANGFYYDFEYERPFTPEDLEAIETEMLSRVGANEEFSRMELTSAEARDKFDKMGEAYKVELIDDLGAETVSIYTNGDFCDLCRGPHVARTGMLKAFKLLSVAGAYWRGDENRAQLQRIYGTAFADAKQLKKHLNHLEEAKKRDHRKLGTQLDLFSINNEVGAGMIIWHPKGALVRAILEDFERKEHLKRGYNFVQGPLILKRELWERSGHYDNYRENMYFTEIDDQAYGIKPMNCLSHMLVFKSRIRSYRDLPQRYFELGVVHRHEKSGVLHGLMRVRSFTQDDAHILCRQDQLRDEIIGVAKFVGDIMNLFGFSYEAEISTKPEKAIGSEADWDKATFALKDALETMGMEYSINEGDGAFYGPKIDIIIKDALDRRWQCATIQCDFTLPDRFDLVYVGDDGERHRPVMLHRVILGSIERFIGVLLEHTGGALPAWLSPVQAKILTVTDTQNEYAEKVLRFMQEKGIRAEVDIRNEKLGYKVREAQLEKVPYMLIIGDNEVAAESVNVRARDGEDPGLKPLDEAAELISTAINEPFKRGGMSYSF, encoded by the coding sequence ATGCTAGTAGCAGGAAATGAGCTTGAAGTAGAGCAAGGCGCCATTGTCGGCGAGGTGCTTAAAGAAGCCCTGTCGAAAAAACAATTCAAGAGTGCCGTTGCTGCCAAATGCGGCGAGACATTCATTGATCTATCATCCACTGTTCCAGCGGACTGTACAACGCTCGAACCTGTCATGGATACGTCTGATGAAGGATTAAAAATAATCCGCCATTCCACAGCTCACCTTATGGCTGAAGCTGTAAAAAAACTTTTCCCGAAAGCAAAAGTAACCATCGGGCCTTCTATTGCTAACGGTTTTTACTACGATTTCGAGTACGAGCGCCCTTTTACTCCTGAAGATTTAGAAGCAATTGAAACTGAAATGCTCAGTCGCGTTGGCGCCAACGAAGAATTTTCAAGAATGGAACTTACCAGCGCAGAAGCCAGAGACAAATTCGACAAGATGGGCGAAGCCTACAAAGTTGAACTTATTGATGACCTAGGAGCCGAAACAGTTTCTATCTACACAAATGGTGACTTTTGTGACCTTTGCCGTGGACCTCACGTTGCTCGCACGGGCATGCTTAAGGCTTTCAAGCTTTTATCTGTAGCTGGTGCTTACTGGCGCGGTGATGAAAACCGTGCACAGCTTCAGCGTATTTACGGCACTGCATTTGCGGATGCCAAACAGCTGAAAAAGCATCTTAATCACCTTGAAGAAGCCAAAAAACGTGATCACCGCAAGCTCGGAACTCAGCTGGATCTTTTTTCAATTAATAACGAAGTCGGTGCCGGAATGATCATCTGGCATCCAAAAGGAGCTCTTGTCAGAGCAATCCTTGAAGACTTCGAGCGCAAAGAGCATTTAAAACGTGGTTATAACTTTGTTCAGGGGCCGCTTATTCTCAAAAGAGAACTTTGGGAACGTTCAGGACATTACGATAACTATCGTGAAAACATGTATTTTACTGAGATTGATGATCAGGCATACGGCATTAAACCGATGAACTGCCTGTCTCACATGCTGGTATTTAAATCCAGAATTCGCAGCTACCGCGACCTTCCACAGCGTTATTTTGAGCTTGGGGTCGTTCATCGCCACGAAAAATCAGGTGTTCTGCACGGACTCATGAGAGTGCGCTCCTTCACTCAGGATGATGCACACATTCTCTGTCGTCAGGATCAACTCAGAGATGAAATTATCGGCGTAGCAAAATTCGTCGGTGATATAATGAATCTTTTCGGATTCAGCTACGAAGCTGAAATCAGCACGAAGCCTGAAAAGGCTATCGGCTCCGAAGCAGATTGGGATAAAGCAACTTTTGCACTGAAAGATGCGCTGGAAACAATGGGCATGGAGTACTCTATTAATGAAGGTGACGGAGCTTTTTACGGCCCCAAAATCGACATTATTATCAAAGATGCACTTGACCGCCGTTGGCAGTGTGCTACTATTCAGTGTGATTTTACCTTGCCAGATAGGTTCGACTTAGTATATGTGGGCGATGACGGTGAACGACACAGACCAGTAATGTTGCATCGCGTCATCCTCGGCTCCATTGAAAGATTCATTGGAGTACTGCTCGAACACACAGGTGGAGCACTGCCAGCTTGGTTATCTCCTGTTCAGGCAAAAATTCTTACTGTTACTGACACTCAGAACGAATACGCTGAAAAAGTCTTGCGATTTATGCAAGAAAAGGGCATTCGAGCTGAGGTTGATATACGCAATGAAAAATTGGGCTACAAAGTACGGGAAGCTCAATTGGAGAAAGTCCCGTACATGTTGATAATCGGCGACAACGAAGTCGCAGCGGAATCGGTCAATGTAAGGGCCCGCGATGGGGAAGACCCGGGACTCAAGCCTCTTGATGAAGCGGCTGAGCTTATTTCGACCGCCATCAACGAACCATTCAAACGCGGAGGCATGAGCTATAGCTTTTAA
- a CDS encoding acyl-ACP thioesterase domain-containing protein has protein sequence MNDTMNVSSVVPAYETGPDDRMHYHWLMWRLQEAATMHANREGFGAEQLDAKNCFWILTSMCIEINKLPKRNDLFSLTTWSRGAKKLRALREFEGCDESGKTIVRASSEWMILDSETGKPLNIESLELDLLPKTKSLFSEKIKRIRPGKPENEIGTFRVPYSSLDASGHVNNTEYLRWGMDALRMQTSVPENISSIRIAFLSEVFEGNTIRLMNCEKNTQGFELLGHNESNNKNSFALHVQ, from the coding sequence ATGAATGATACTATGAATGTAAGCTCTGTCGTGCCTGCATATGAAACAGGACCTGACGACAGAATGCACTATCATTGGCTGATGTGGAGATTGCAGGAAGCTGCAACCATGCATGCCAACCGTGAAGGATTCGGTGCTGAGCAGTTAGATGCTAAAAACTGTTTCTGGATACTGACTTCCATGTGCATAGAAATAAATAAACTTCCGAAACGAAACGATTTATTTTCTCTTACAACATGGTCTAGAGGAGCTAAAAAATTAAGAGCTCTTCGCGAATTTGAAGGATGTGATGAAAGCGGAAAAACAATTGTCCGTGCAAGTTCGGAATGGATGATACTTGATTCTGAAACAGGAAAACCGCTGAACATAGAATCATTGGAATTAGACCTGCTGCCAAAAACAAAATCACTATTTTCAGAAAAAATAAAAAGAATCCGCCCCGGCAAACCAGAAAATGAGATCGGAACCTTCCGTGTCCCTTATAGTTCACTGGATGCAAGCGGACACGTAAATAATACCGAATACCTGCGCTGGGGTATGGATGCCCTAAGAATGCAGACCTCGGTGCCGGAAAATATAAGTTCTATTCGCATAGCTTTTCTTTCTGAAGTCTTTGAGGGTAATACAATCAGGCTTATGAATTGCGAAAAAAACACACAAGGATTTGAATTGCTAGGCCATAACGAATCAAATAATAAAAATTCTTTTGCTCTCCATGTTCAATGA
- the shc gene encoding squalene--hopene cyclase yields MNNTQTAKTNANKKKSRNNNSVVALLQPKDALKKVISRFRSLQSPEGYWVFALEADVTIPSEYIMFQRFLNREMDPKVAERLGNYIRSKQLPDGGWPLHDLDGPVNISASVKAYMALKMLGDDKDDEHMVRARQIILAKGGAESANVFTRICLATFGQLPWHCPPAMPIEIVLLPKWFFFHLNKVSYWSRSVIYPLLLIYEKKPVCSLRVDESIPELFCKPQEELVHIDRYRDRAFRKNLFILLDRVLKRTIHLIPDSIHKKAVDYAEKWTRAHMAGRGGIGAIFPAMANAVTALSLLGYDESDPDFARGLQAVDDLIVDRFNVSEKSPSEFTVVTGGRELSAAPELDISSEKGTAENMEQCMCQPCNSPIWDTCLALSAILEAGEDKDSGLVKKAVDWLFEQQIFVKGDWASKAPNLQGAGWAFQFENTFYPDLDDTAMVLMAMARAGVLEMEEHRENFVKAVNWLIGMQCTGGGYAAFDIDNDALYLNDIPFADHGALLDPPTSDLTARVIELLGVIGYNKSFRPIKEGIEFLKKEQEDDGSWFGRWGVNYIYGTWSVLCGLRQVGEDMNSSYVCKAVEWFESHQNKDGGWGETCLSYNDKYYAGKGESTPSQTAWALLGLMAAKRVNSKAVSKGIRYLLETQKKDGSWDEKYFTGTGFPKVFYLRYHGYSQYFPMWALGVYERFSAGEDSQQILMRRPSPLDLNKKW; encoded by the coding sequence ATGAACAATACACAGACTGCAAAAACTAACGCTAACAAGAAAAAAAGTAGAAACAACAACTCAGTTGTAGCGTTATTACAGCCTAAGGATGCGCTCAAAAAAGTTATCAGCCGCTTCCGTTCACTGCAAAGCCCTGAAGGATACTGGGTTTTTGCCCTTGAAGCCGATGTAACTATTCCATCAGAATATATAATGTTTCAGAGATTTTTAAACCGTGAGATGGACCCTAAAGTTGCAGAAAGACTTGGTAACTATATTCGATCAAAACAGCTTCCAGACGGCGGCTGGCCTCTCCATGACCTAGACGGCCCCGTAAACATCAGCGCATCTGTAAAAGCCTACATGGCTCTTAAAATGCTGGGCGACGACAAAGATGATGAACACATGGTGCGTGCCCGTCAGATAATTCTGGCAAAAGGTGGAGCCGAATCAGCAAACGTTTTCACACGTATCTGCCTTGCGACCTTTGGACAGCTCCCGTGGCACTGCCCTCCTGCAATGCCTATTGAAATAGTACTGTTGCCGAAATGGTTCTTCTTCCATCTGAATAAAGTTTCCTACTGGTCAAGATCAGTTATTTATCCGTTGCTCCTTATTTATGAAAAGAAACCTGTCTGCTCTTTGCGTGTGGACGAATCTATTCCTGAGCTTTTCTGTAAGCCGCAAGAAGAACTGGTCCATATAGACAGGTATAGAGATAGAGCGTTCCGTAAAAATTTATTTATCCTGCTGGATAGAGTACTTAAAAGAACAATACACTTGATACCGGACTCTATCCACAAAAAAGCTGTTGATTACGCAGAAAAGTGGACACGTGCTCATATGGCCGGACGCGGCGGAATCGGCGCAATTTTCCCTGCAATGGCAAATGCCGTAACAGCACTGAGCCTGCTCGGTTATGATGAATCAGACCCGGATTTCGCACGTGGCCTACAGGCTGTTGATGACCTTATAGTCGATAGATTTAATGTAAGTGAAAAATCTCCTTCTGAATTCACAGTTGTAACCGGAGGGCGTGAACTTTCCGCTGCTCCTGAACTGGATATTTCTTCTGAAAAAGGGACTGCTGAAAACATGGAACAGTGCATGTGTCAGCCCTGTAACTCCCCTATCTGGGATACATGCTTGGCCCTCTCCGCTATACTTGAAGCCGGTGAAGATAAAGACAGCGGCTTGGTAAAAAAAGCTGTCGATTGGTTATTTGAGCAACAGATATTTGTTAAGGGAGACTGGGCTTCAAAAGCACCAAACCTGCAAGGAGCAGGATGGGCTTTTCAATTTGAAAACACTTTCTATCCAGATCTCGATGACACTGCTATGGTACTCATGGCTATGGCCCGTGCAGGCGTTCTGGAAATGGAAGAACATCGCGAAAATTTTGTTAAAGCAGTAAATTGGCTTATCGGTATGCAATGCACAGGCGGAGGCTACGCAGCCTTTGATATTGACAACGACGCGCTTTATTTAAATGATATTCCATTTGCTGATCATGGAGCATTGCTTGATCCTCCTACTTCCGACCTGACAGCCCGCGTAATCGAATTACTCGGTGTTATCGGATATAATAAAAGCTTCCGTCCAATTAAAGAAGGAATTGAATTCCTTAAAAAAGAACAGGAAGACGACGGATCATGGTTCGGTCGTTGGGGCGTAAACTATATATACGGTACATGGTCCGTTCTATGCGGATTGCGTCAGGTCGGCGAAGACATGAACTCTTCATATGTATGTAAGGCCGTTGAATGGTTTGAAAGTCATCAAAATAAAGATGGTGGCTGGGGCGAAACCTGCCTGAGTTATAATGATAAGTACTACGCAGGAAAAGGTGAATCCACCCCATCACAGACGGCGTGGGCTTTACTTGGACTGATGGCAGCCAAAAGAGTAAACAGCAAAGCCGTAAGTAAAGGTATCCGCTACCTGTTAGAAACTCAGAAAAAAGACGGAAGCTGGGATGAAAAATATTTCACAGGAACCGGATTTCCAAAAGTATTCTACCTCCGCTACCACGGATACAGCCAGTATTTCCCAATGTGGGCGCTAGGTGTATATGAAAGATTCTCAGCAGGAGAAGATTCTCAGCAAATATTGATGCGTCGCCCTTCCCCGCTGGACCTCAATAAGAAGTGGTAG
- a CDS encoding TetR/AcrR family transcriptional regulator, with protein sequence MTTQATTLDSHQLPLKTLILNAARKLFAEHGYAQVSMRKLATTIGYSPTTIYHHFKDKKELFLCLTEETYRDFLQAMNEILSVSKSPKDALKDILYTFVTMGLENPNAYRVGFMMETDMWIKDGSNFEHNPLGKTMYDRIKSCVKKCMPPSSSDEDILVTSNSVIAAAHGLTSLLVTYPNFEWGPVAKLKKQVIDSAVDAIV encoded by the coding sequence ATGACTACTCAAGCTACAACATTAGACAGCCATCAGCTTCCTTTAAAGACGCTGATACTTAATGCTGCGCGTAAGTTATTTGCCGAGCATGGCTATGCGCAGGTATCAATGCGCAAGTTGGCGACAACCATCGGTTACTCGCCTACTACTATATATCACCATTTCAAAGACAAAAAGGAATTATTTCTGTGTCTGACTGAAGAAACATATCGGGACTTTCTTCAAGCAATGAACGAAATTCTTTCTGTCTCCAAATCTCCAAAGGATGCGTTGAAAGATATTTTATACACTTTCGTAACCATGGGGCTTGAAAACCCTAATGCTTACAGAGTCGGGTTTATGATGGAAACAGACATGTGGATAAAAGACGGCTCAAATTTTGAGCATAATCCACTTGGTAAAACCATGTACGACCGCATAAAATCATGCGTAAAAAAATGTATGCCGCCAAGCTCTTCGGATGAAGATATTCTCGTAACATCCAATTCAGTCATCGCAGCGGCACATGGGCTTACCTCCCTGCTTGTAACCTACCCTAACTTCGAATGGGGTCCGGTTGCTAAACTAAAAAAACAGGTCATCGACTCAGCAGTAGACGCAATAGTCTAA